One segment of Anopheles merus strain MAF unplaced genomic scaffold, AmerM5.1 LNR4000075, whole genome shotgun sequence DNA contains the following:
- the LOC121601354 gene encoding elongin-C, with protein MEERTGTERIYGGCEGPDAMYVKLISSDGHEFIVKREHALTSGTIKAMLSGPGQFAENEANEVNFREIPSHVLEKVCMYFTYKVRYTNSSTEIPEFPIAPEIALELLMAANFLDC; from the exons ATGGAGGAGCGCACCGGAACCGAGCGGATCTATGGCGGATGCGAAGGACCGGACGCGATGTACGTGAAGCTGATCTCGTCCGACGGGCACGAGTTCATCGTGAAGCGCGAGCACGCCCTTACCTCCGGCACGATCAAGGCGATGCTTTCCGGCCCGGGCCAGTTTGCCGAGAATGAAGCGAACGAGGTCAACTTTAGAGAAATACC CTCACACGTGCTCGAGAAGGTCTGCATGTACTTCACGTACAAGGTGCGCTACACAAACAGCTCGACGGAAATACCCGAGTTCCCGATCGCACCGGAGATTGCGCTCGAGCTCCTGATGGCCGCCAACTTCCTCGACTGCTAG